In Verrucomicrobiota bacterium, the genomic stretch GGACCGCAGCCTTCAGGCTGCTTCCGGCCCCACTGCGGAGTTTGGCGCTGAAGCGGCCTAAAGGCCAGGGTCCGAAGTGACGGCACCTGGGAAGCTCCCACGGCCTGCGAGCCGTGCATACAGCCCTTGACCCCATCGCCGGTGGGGCGGTGCGGCTGCGCCGCCGTATCGATCGAAGACCGGCGGCGCGGCAACGCAGAGCTATGGCGTTTCGGGAAAGCCTGAGCGTTCTCATCATGCTAACTCCATTCATCTTCCTCGCTTCGCTGACAAACCGTTTGAAGTCAATCTGGGCAAACACTAGACTCGACGCATGATTGCTCAAGCTTCTTCAAATCAACCGGGCTCGGCGTGGCTCTTTTTTGCTCTGCTCACCGTCTTGTCGTGGGGTGTTTATGGCGTTTTTCTGCACACCGGACAGATGGCGATGAGTGATCCGGTGAACGGCCGATACAAGGCGTTCCTGTTCGTTGGCATCGCTTATTTCCTCACCGCCGTGCTGGCGCCGCTCGCTGTGCTCCTGGCGAAAGGCGCGACCTGGAGTTACCCGGCCAAAGGCATGTGGTGGAGTTTGATCGCGGGAATCGTCGGCGCGGTTGGCGCATTCGGGGTGCTTCTGGCTTTTGGCGCCAAGGGCACGCCGGCGGTGGTTATGTCGATCGTTTTCGCAGGCGCGCCGGTTGTGAACGCCGTTTATTCAATTATTGCGCATCCGCCGGCTGGTGGCCTTGGGTCGATCAAACCTCAATTCTTCCTGGGCATCCTCCTGGCTGCGGCGGGCGGTTGTCTGGTGACCTTTTACAAACCGAATCCAGCGCCGGCAAAACCAACCCACGTCCAGGTCCATGCCTCGACTAAGCCGTAACAACCCGGTCGCTACAGGAGCGGTCAGAGCAAACAGAGTCGGGACAGAAGCCGCAAAGGGCGTCGGTCAATCTCCGTTTCCTTGTCCCTCCCATGAGCACGGTAGGGCTGCGTTGCCGCGCAGCCGGTTTTCGGTCGATACGGCGGCGCAGCAGCAACGCCCTACTAGCGACGGGTTTCATGGGCCGTAAGCAATCCTGAACTGTCCGATGGCCGAATTCTTTTTCCCGACCCGATCCGCCATTGCCTCGGCTCAAATCCGGCAGCTTCGGGAACTGCTCGCACAAGTCCTGGGGAGCAATCGCTTTTATCAGAAGAAGTTTGCCGCAGCGGGCGTAACCTCCGAGGTCACTTCCTTGGAGGAATTCAGCCGGCGCGTTCCGTTCACCACGAAACAGGAAATCGTCGCGGACCAGAAAACTGCTCCGCCGTATGGAACGAATCTGACTTTTCCCCTGGTGTCGTACACGCGTTGCCATCAGACGAGCGGCACGTCTAGCACGCCGTTGCGCTGGCTGGACACGCCGGAAAATTGGCGCTGGATGCTGCAGAATTGGAAGGAAGTCTATCGCGCCGCCGGTGTCACGCGAGCGGATCGAATCCTCTTTGCCTTCTCGTTCGGACCGTTCATCGGCTTCTGGCTGGCCTTCGAATCGGCGGCTGAACTGGGGTGTCTCTGTCTTCCGGGCGGCGGTTTGAGCAGCGGCGCGCGGCTCCGCCTCATCTTGGACCAGGGAGTAACTGTGGTGTGCTGTACGCCGACCTACGCCATTCACCTGGCAGAGGTCGCGGCCGAGGAGAAAATCGAATTGGACAAGAGCGAGCTGAGAATGCTCATTGTCGCGGGCGAACCCGGCGGCAGCATCCCGGCGACCCGGTCGCGAATCGAGCAACTCTGGGGCGGCGCCCGCGTGTTCGATCACCACGGGATGACGGAGGTCGGTCCGGTCACTTACGAGTGCCCTTCGCGCCCCGGCGTGTTGCACGTAATGGAATGCGCGTACTTCGCCGAAATCATCGATCCAGCGACCGGAACAGCCGCTCCGCCCGGCGCGCAAGGCGAGTTGGTCTTGACCACGCTGGGCCGCATCGGCTCGCCCCTGGTTCGCTACCGCACGGGCGATTTAGTAAAGCCTGGCGGAGTGCGGATTACGGATTACGCCTTACGCCTTACGCCTCCCGAATCCCCCTGCCCCTGCGGCCGCTCCGAATTGGCGCTTGAAGGTGGAATTCTCGGACGCACCGACGACATGGTCACGGTCCGCGGCGTCAACGTCTTCCCCGGCGCCGTGGAGGAAATCATCCGTGGCTTCCGCGAGGTGGCCGAGTATCAAGTGGAAATTTCCGACCGGCGGGCTTTGGCGGAATTGAGGGTGCGAGTCGAGCCCGTTGCCGAGGCAAGCGCGGCGACCGATTTGACTGCCCGAGTGGAAAGGGCACTCTTGAACGCGCTGGCCTTGCGAGTGCCCGTCACGCTGGTCCAGCCGGGCACCTTGCCGCGCTACGAACTGAAAGCCAAACGCTGGCTGAAGAAATAGCTCACGGCATGCCCCAGAGCTTGCGCTTGGCGCGAAAGCGTCTAAAGTCTCCGGCATGGCCGATAAGGCCAACAGTTTGCCGACCGCTTTGAAATTCTCCCAGGGCGAACAGGGCCAGCAATCCTCCGCCGATCTGCGGCGCCGTGACGCCATCGTGATCGGTCGCGGCCTGGATTGCGATGTGGTCATCAACGACGCCAAAGCTTCGCGCCGCCATTGCCGGCTGACGCGCGGCGACAACGCATTTGTCCTGGAGGATCTCGGTTCGAAGAACGGGACTTACATGGACGGCGAACGGATCAGCGCACCCGTGACTCTGAAACCCAATCAGACCTTCAAGATCGGCGACACGGTGTTCTACCTGGCGCTCTGAGCTTTTTCCTATCTCAAGTTTGCGGCGGCGTCCGGACGAGTGATGACGCCGAACCATCGAAGAAAGTTCGCGCGGTCACGCCTGCGACGCGCGGACGGTGCTATCTGGAAATCATGATGGGCAGCGACCGGCTGCGCGTCCTGGTCTCGGGTGGCGCAGCCAGCGCGTCATACTGGGGGCGTGTTGCGCTGGCCTCCAAGCGCGCACCGCGCCGCCGCTGCACACGGGCGGTTTGGACGCGCTGCGGCTGGTCTTCGACACAGGCCGCGCTCCGGGATATTATTTCCGCGGAAAACTCGTGGATGCACCGCCCAGTTGGGGATCCAATTAAGCGGTTGCTTTTGCCCAGACTTTTGCTAGAAGTCTCGGCCCCGCTCCCCTGGGCGAGCGGGGCGAATAATCACAAAGGCACTTTATGTCACAACACCGGAGTCTCCGAGGCGCCAGCGCGCTGGGCGCCAAACGCAATGTTTTGAAGCGTTTCGAGCGCGTTGAGTTGATGAAAAAGCGCGGGCAATGGAAGGAAGGCAGCCGCGTCACCGGCCTTCCCAAGACCAAGCCCGAAGTCTAGTCCCTTCTTTACACCATGGCGCGGGAGAGAACGGAGTTTTGTCTCTGTTGTCTCCTTTCTCTTCTGTTAGAGCGCGTTTTGAAAATGCCTTGTGGGTGGAACAGGCCACTGGCCTGTTGCGGCAGGCTACCAGCCTGCCGCAATGTTCGGCGGCAAGTTGCCGCCGAAAACGGGCTGGTAGCCCGTTCCACCCATTTTCAAAACACGCTCTTAGAGTTCTTTCACCAGTTTTCGCGAATCTTTCAGCAGCCCTGACGGTCTATGCTCGTGCGTCTGCAAAAATTCATGGCGGACGCCGGTGTGGCTTCGCGTCGCGCCAGCGAACAACTCATCGTGGCCGGCCGGGTCACGGTGAACGGGAGAATCGTGCAGGAACTCGGTTCGCGCGTCGATGCGCTGCACGATCAGGTCACGGTGGATGGGACGGCCATCAAACCGAGGCGCAAACTTTATGTGGCGTTGAACAAACCTCGCGGCTGCATTTGCTCGCGCCAAGATCCGCTGGCCCGCCGCAGTGTGAGCGACTTTTTGCCGAAAGAATGGAGGAACCTCCACACCGTGGGCCGGCTGGACTTCGACAGCGAAGGCCTGATTTTCCTGACCAACGACGGCGAATTCTCGCTTCGGATCACCCATCCGCGCTATGGCATCCGGAAAAAATATCTGGCGACGGTGACCGGTCGCGTGTCCCCGGAACAGGTCGCTCGCTTGAGCCGCGGCGTCTGGCACGAAGGGGAGACGTTGAAGCCGGACAAAGTGCGGTTGCTCCGGGCGAATAACTCGCACAGCCTGGTGGAACTGGAGCTGAGCGAAGGAAAGAATCGCGAGGTGCGGCGCCTCTTCGAGACCTTGGGACTGACCGTGGAACGCCTCAGCCGTGTTCAGATCGGCCCCATCAAGCTGGGAGAATTGCCCAGCGGCAAATGGCGCGTCCTGACGCCGGTGGAGATCGCGTCCCTGCTCAAATCGCAGGGACCGCAGCAGGGAAGACTGCATTGACACGCGCTGCAATTGAACCTTAATTCACCGGTATGAAAACGAACCAGCTTGTCGCCAGCTTGGCGGTTGCACTCTCCACTTTCGCATTTGCCGGAGTCAAAGCCGGGGAAACCGCTTCGGTGACCCAGAAACACGTCAACGTCCGCGGACAGCCTTCCTTGATCGGCGAAGTGATCACCCAACTCCAAAAAGGCGAGAAGGTCGTGATCCTGGAAGAAATCCCCGTGGAGAAACCGAAGAAAGGCGAACCGGCCGCCTGGGCTCGCATCCAGATGCCCGCCAACACCCCCGTCTGGGTGTTCGCGGACTTCATCGATGCCGGCAACAAATCCGTGTCCGTGAGCCGGGTCAACCTCCGCGCGGGTCCCGGGGAGAATTTTAGCGTCGTCGGTCGATTGGATCGAGGGGAAACCGTCAAAGAGATTCGCCGCGTCGAAAACTGGATGGAGATTGAGACGCCGGACAAAGCCTACGCGTTTGTGGCCTTGAACCTCCTGGCGAAGGACGCGCCGACTCCTGCCGCGACAAAAACCGAAAGCGTCGCTCCGCCTCCCGCCCCCAAGCCCGAACCGGACCGCACCGCGCCTCCGATCGCCGCCACGCTGTCGGACAGCGCGCCTCCGCCGCTGACGCTCCAACCGGTTTCCGAAACGCCGCCGCCGGCCATCGAAACGCCCGCCGCGGCCGCGTCGCAACCGCTCACAACGACGGAGAACACCCCAGCCGTGAGCAACGTCGTCTCCACACCGCCGGCTCCGGCGCCGGTTCCGGTCGTGACGACTCCCGAAACCGCTGCGCCGCCACTGACCGACACTGCGCCGCCGCCCAAACGCATCGTCCGCCGCGAAGGCATTGTGCGCAGCACCAAGAGCATTCAAGCGCCGACTTATTTTGAACTGGTGAGCACGGACACCCGAAAGGTGGTCAATTATCTCCACACGCTCGATCCCGAACTCAAGCTGAAGGATTTCAAAGGAAGGAAGATCATCGTCACCGGCGAAGAAGGCGTTGACCCCCGCTGGCCCAGGACGCCCATCCTCGAAGCGGAGACGATCGAAGTTGCGCCGTGACGACCGAGGCCACGCTCATCGACGGCCGGGCCATTGCGGAACAGATCCACGCCGAAACCGTCCAGCGCATCGCTGCCTTGAAAGCACGCGGCGTGAATCCAGGGTTGGCGTTTGTGCGTGTAGGGGAAGATCCCGCGTCCAAGGTGTATGTCGGCATGAAGGAGAAAGTGTCCGCGCGGCTGGGACTTCACTCCCTCACGCGCGTCCTTCCGGAGCAGACTTCCCAGGCGGATTTGCTGAAATTAATCGAAGAGCTGAACCGCGACCCGCTCATCCACGGCATCCTGGTTCAATCTCCGGTTCCGTCCCACATCGATTCGACGGCGGTTTATTCGGCGGTCCTGCCCGGCAAGGACGTGGACGGTTTTCATCCGGTCAACGTGGGGAAACTCATGCTCGGCGACCGCAGCGGCTTTGTTCCCTGCACGCCGGCGGGCGTTCACGAGTTACTGATCCGAAGCCAGGTTAAGATCGAGGGCGCCGAAGTCGTCGTGCTGGGACGCGGGAATATCGTGGGCAAACCGATGGCGGCGCTCCTGGTGCAGAAGGCCCGGCACGCGGACGCCACCGTCACGGTCTGCCATTCGCGAAGCGCGCACATCAACGAGCACTGCCAGCGCGCGGACATTCTCATCGCGGCGATGGGCGTGGCGGAGTTCGTCAGAGCGGACATGGTCAAACCGGGCGCAACGGTCATTGACGTCGGCGTCAACCGCCTCAGCGATCCTTCTGCCAAGGGCGGATCGAAACTGGTGGGCGACGTAGATTTCGCAAACGTCAGACGAGTCGCGGGCAAGATCACGCCCAATCCCGGCGGCGTCGGGCCAATGACCATTGCGATGCTGATGGCAAACACCGTCCGCGCGACGGAGCTGGCGGTGGGAGGTCGCCGTTAGCTAAAGCTGGTGACACCCCCGACACCGGAGCGCGGCATTTACTGATCAGACCGTGGGATAGAATACACTTTGTTGCGTCGCATTTGGGCTCAGGCGCGACGAAGGAGAATATCCCTGGGATCTTCAACTGAGGAGCAACGAAGCCAGAGCCCAAATGCGACGCAACCCGCAGGGCCAGGGTCTTTTGGCCAGCCGCTTCGTCGCTCGCTCGTTGTGGATCGGTGGATACACCTTCTTCACGTATGTGGCTGATATCACCGACGTGCATCCCGAAAGCATCTGTTGGCCCTTTTTCGGGATCGAAGCCAAGCCGTCGCTCTTCATGATCCCGGGCAGCTACCACAACCGCCGCGGGATCATGACCTGGTCCGATGGCCACGTGGAAGCCAGGCGCTGGGCTGACGATCGCACCACGGGCGCAATCCCGGACGAGAAATCCGAGTCCTCGTCGGCCAATTACTGGCACATGCACGAACACGCTTCTCCCGGCAATCCGGACCTGAAATGGCTCAAAGCGCACACGTTGGTCCTGAGGTGAATGACCGGGCACGATTCAAGAAGGAGCGCGGGCAGCCTGCCCGCGAGTGGTTTCTGTCCCGATGCTTAAGAAACGCGCGGGCACGGCTGCTCGCGCTCCTTTTCGCCGCCTCTTGAATCAGCCGTGGAGAATCGCCGAACGGCCTGACGAGATGGTTGCCTATCCATTGAATCCGTACCACAATAGCCTGGAGTCTTTCAGAAAACTCCAGGCGCCTGACTTTTGAACTCGAAACCCTAAACCTTGAACTCCAGAGCCATGAAAACAGGACTTCGCACGACAGCGCACCTTCGTTCCGCAGTTTTGTTGGCCGCCTGGCTGAGCGGTTTCGCCGTGGACGCCGGGAATTGGCCGGCGTGGCGTGGGCCTTACGGCACGGGCGTTTCGCCGGAAAAAAACCTCCCGGTTCGCTGGAGCCGAACCGAGAACGTCCGCTGGCACGCCGAATTGCCGGATCGCGGCAACTCCACCCCCATCGTCTGGGATGACCGCGTCTTCATCACGCAAGCTATCGGGAAAGAGCGGCGACGCAC encodes the following:
- a CDS encoding phenylacetate--CoA ligase translates to MAEFFFPTRSAIASAQIRQLRELLAQVLGSNRFYQKKFAAAGVTSEVTSLEEFSRRVPFTTKQEIVADQKTAPPYGTNLTFPLVSYTRCHQTSGTSSTPLRWLDTPENWRWMLQNWKEVYRAAGVTRADRILFAFSFGPFIGFWLAFESAAELGCLCLPGGGLSSGARLRLILDQGVTVVCCTPTYAIHLAEVAAEEKIELDKSELRMLIVAGEPGGSIPATRSRIEQLWGGARVFDHHGMTEVGPVTYECPSRPGVLHVMECAYFAEIIDPATGTAAPPGAQGELVLTTLGRIGSPLVRYRTGDLVKPGGVRITDYALRLTPPESPCPCGRSELALEGGILGRTDDMVTVRGVNVFPGAVEEIIRGFREVAEYQVEISDRRALAELRVRVEPVAEASAATDLTARVERALLNALALRVPVTLVQPGTLPRYELKAKRWLKK
- a CDS encoding FHA domain-containing protein, translating into MADKANSLPTALKFSQGEQGQQSSADLRRRDAIVIGRGLDCDVVINDAKASRRHCRLTRGDNAFVLEDLGSKNGTYMDGERISAPVTLKPNQTFKIGDTVFYLAL
- a CDS encoding small basic protein, whose amino-acid sequence is MSQHRSLRGASALGAKRNVLKRFERVELMKKRGQWKEGSRVTGLPKTKPEV
- a CDS encoding rRNA pseudouridine synthase, with amino-acid sequence MLVRLQKFMADAGVASRRASEQLIVAGRVTVNGRIVQELGSRVDALHDQVTVDGTAIKPRRKLYVALNKPRGCICSRQDPLARRSVSDFLPKEWRNLHTVGRLDFDSEGLIFLTNDGEFSLRITHPRYGIRKKYLATVTGRVSPEQVARLSRGVWHEGETLKPDKVRLLRANNSHSLVELELSEGKNREVRRLFETLGLTVERLSRVQIGPIKLGELPSGKWRVLTPVEIASLLKSQGPQQGRLH
- a CDS encoding bifunctional 5,10-methylene-tetrahydrofolate dehydrogenase/5,10-methylene-tetrahydrofolate cyclohydrolase, with product MTTEATLIDGRAIAEQIHAETVQRIAALKARGVNPGLAFVRVGEDPASKVYVGMKEKVSARLGLHSLTRVLPEQTSQADLLKLIEELNRDPLIHGILVQSPVPSHIDSTAVYSAVLPGKDVDGFHPVNVGKLMLGDRSGFVPCTPAGVHELLIRSQVKIEGAEVVVLGRGNIVGKPMAALLVQKARHADATVTVCHSRSAHINEHCQRADILIAAMGVAEFVRADMVKPGATVIDVGVNRLSDPSAKGGSKLVGDVDFANVRRVAGKITPNPGGVGPMTIAMLMANTVRATELAVGGRR